One stretch of Cohnella algarum DNA includes these proteins:
- a CDS encoding manganese catalase family protein — protein MWIYEKKLQYPVKVSKCDPRMARYLIEQYGGADGELSAALRYLNQRYSIPDRVIGLLTDIGTEEFAHLEMIATMVYKLTKDATPEMLEAAGLGPHFVNHDNALFYENASGVPWTAAYIQAKGDPIADLYEDIAAEEKARATYQWLIDMTDDVDLQDGLRFLREREIVHSLRFREAVEIIKADRGQKKVF, from the coding sequence ATGTGGATTTATGAAAAAAAACTGCAGTATCCCGTCAAAGTGAGCAAATGCGATCCGCGGATGGCCCGTTATCTGATCGAGCAGTACGGCGGGGCGGACGGCGAGCTTTCGGCGGCCCTCCGGTACTTGAACCAGCGCTATTCGATCCCGGACCGGGTCATCGGGCTGCTGACCGACATCGGCACGGAGGAATTCGCCCATCTCGAAATGATCGCCACGATGGTTTACAAGCTGACGAAGGACGCGACGCCGGAGATGCTGGAGGCGGCCGGGCTGGGCCCGCACTTCGTCAATCACGACAACGCGCTGTTTTACGAGAACGCGAGCGGGGTGCCGTGGACGGCGGCGTACATTCAGGCGAAGGGCGACCCGATCGCGGACCTCTACGAGGATATCGCGGCCGAGGAGAAGGCGCGGGCGACCTATCAATGGCTGATCGACATGACCGACGATGTCGATTTGCAGGACGGGCTCAGGTTTCTGCGGGAGCGGGAAATCGTGCACTCGTTGCGGTTCAGGGAAGCGGTGGAAATCATCAAGGCGGACCGGGGGCAGAAAAAGGTGTTTTGA
- a CDS encoding spore coat protein CotJB, which yields MPEEKAETRPARGDEQYRKELEELQKVDFALVELSLYLDTHPADMQAIQQFNQLAQRRSQIAHAFELKYGPLMQFGHSFTRYPWQWNDTPWPWQV from the coding sequence ATGCCGGAAGAAAAAGCGGAAACAAGACCCGCGCGCGGAGACGAACAGTACCGGAAGGAACTGGAAGAGCTGCAGAAGGTCGACTTCGCCCTCGTGGAGCTGTCGCTTTATTTGGACACACACCCGGCCGACATGCAGGCGATCCAGCAATTCAATCAGTTGGCGCAGCGGCGCAGCCAAATCGCCCACGCCTTCGAATTGAAGTACGGGCCGCTCATGCAGTTCGGCCACAGCTTTACGCGCTACCCGTGGCAGTGGAACGACACACCCTGGCCTTGGCAGGTATAA
- a CDS encoding spore coat associated protein CotJA, whose protein sequence is MYDGQWRDWHPYVGPCDPCPPIKTKWYVVPPNQFIPFQPMNLPQFPLDEALRKGTLWPALYSPYPSRRTKKA, encoded by the coding sequence GTGTACGACGGACAGTGGCGAGATTGGCACCCTTACGTAGGCCCGTGCGATCCGTGCCCGCCCATTAAAACGAAATGGTATGTCGTTCCGCCCAATCAGTTCATCCCGTTTCAGCCGATGAATTTGCCTCAATTCCCGCTCGACGAAGCGCTTCGCAAAGGGACGCTGTGGCCGGCGTTGTACAGTCCCTACCCTTCGAGGCGCACGAAAAAGGCGTAA
- a CDS encoding hemolysin family protein: MEESGISLENTDFLWGSIVWNLVIVAFLVFLNGFFVAAEFSLVKVRQSRLTQLVNEGNLKARYALKVNRKLDAYLSATQLGITLASLGLGWTGEPAIAELIVEPLLYQLHVTNEAVIHTVSGIFAFIVITFAHIVLGELAPKSLAIQKSEGVSLWLSWPLLMFYRLFMPVIWVLNGAANSLLRLFGVRPASEHEAAHTEEEIRILMNESAKSGIIDKEEMTLFDNVFEFADRVAREIMLPRTDMDCMFINQPFRENLKLAYAARHTRYPVAIEDKDQIIGFVHIADLFTADPDEEHDLREFLRPILSVPESMEISKVLKLMQKRKSQLAVVIDEYGGTAGMLTAETILEEIVGEIHDEFDDEPPSVLVRGEITSVEGRMLIEDVNDMFGIEIEDDEVDSIGGWLFKTLEGNIAKGRKIEFSGYMFEVSQTKGHRVQRVHIYKRRTGALEKIAPDPAQEPK, translated from the coding sequence ATGGAAGAGAGCGGGATTTCATTGGAGAATACCGATTTTTTATGGGGGTCTATCGTCTGGAATCTGGTTATCGTGGCGTTTTTGGTGTTCCTTAACGGTTTTTTCGTCGCCGCGGAATTCTCCCTTGTCAAGGTGCGGCAATCCCGGTTGACTCAATTGGTCAATGAAGGCAACCTGAAAGCCCGATACGCTCTGAAAGTCAACCGCAAGCTGGATGCCTACCTGTCCGCGACCCAGCTTGGCATCACCCTGGCTTCCCTCGGGCTCGGCTGGACCGGCGAACCCGCGATCGCCGAGCTCATCGTTGAGCCGCTGCTCTACCAACTCCATGTGACGAACGAAGCGGTCATCCATACCGTATCCGGCATTTTCGCGTTTATCGTCATCACGTTCGCGCATATCGTGCTCGGGGAGTTGGCGCCGAAGTCGCTCGCGATTCAAAAGTCGGAGGGCGTATCGCTTTGGCTCTCCTGGCCGCTTTTGATGTTTTACAGGCTGTTCATGCCCGTGATCTGGGTGCTGAACGGCGCGGCCAACAGCCTGCTGCGCTTGTTCGGCGTCCGGCCGGCCAGCGAGCACGAAGCGGCCCATACCGAAGAAGAAATCCGGATTTTGATGAACGAAAGCGCAAAAAGCGGCATTATCGACAAAGAGGAAATGACGCTGTTCGACAACGTCTTCGAATTCGCCGACCGCGTCGCTCGCGAAATCATGCTTCCGCGGACCGATATGGATTGCATGTTTATCAACCAGCCCTTCCGCGAAAATTTGAAGCTGGCTTATGCCGCCCGCCATACCCGGTATCCCGTCGCCATCGAAGACAAGGATCAGATCATCGGGTTCGTGCATATCGCCGATTTGTTCACGGCGGATCCCGACGAAGAACACGATTTGCGGGAGTTTTTGCGCCCGATTTTGAGCGTGCCGGAGTCGATGGAAATCAGCAAAGTGCTCAAGTTGATGCAGAAGCGCAAGTCGCAGCTCGCGGTCGTCATCGACGAATACGGCGGTACGGCGGGGATGCTGACCGCCGAAACGATTCTCGAGGAAATCGTCGGCGAAATCCACGACGAATTCGACGACGAGCCGCCGAGCGTTCTCGTGCGCGGGGAGATCACTTCCGTCGAGGGACGGATGCTGATCGAAGACGTCAACGATATGTTCGGGATCGAAATCGAGGACGACGAGGTGGATTCGATCGGCGGCTGGCTGTTCAAAACGCTCGAGGGCAACATCGCGAAAGGCCGGAAAATCGAGTTTTCCGGATACATGTTCGAAGTGTCGCAGACGAAAGGCCATCGCGTCCAACGCGTTCACATTTACAAGCGGAGAACGGGCGCACTCGAAAAAATCGCGCCGGATCCGGCGCAGGAGCCGAAATAG
- the yfkAB gene encoding radical SAM/CxCxxxxC motif protein YfkAB, whose protein sequence is MHGFPAQAAPAPFAPPSHFLPISPQYDPWDPIRSLQRHGRHVLTSVEFTATHLCNMRCEHCAVGDSLTMTELPHLPLDLIFRRLDEAEHLETISLTGGEPTFRKETVDNILLPLLKYARSRGIRSQLNSNVTLDYERYERIAPYLDVMHISFNYTAAEDFHRVGFARSGRKVGADASSRMYERMMENARKLAEGGLFVSAESMINFRTHDKMNEIHRLIVEMGCLRHEVHPMYPSSFASNLPVISKEQMMETISGLLDVRDPGIWMLFGTLPFYACSDDAKERALLRRLREEPNVTVRNDPDGRNRVNVNLFTGDVYVTDFASIPSFGNVRTEKLDAVFDRWQAHRLQREVNCHCPAAGCCGPNLLVRDMYYRGVDFTKRAARV, encoded by the coding sequence ATGCATGGCTTTCCAGCCCAGGCAGCGCCGGCTCCGTTCGCGCCGCCTTCTCATTTTTTGCCGATTTCGCCCCAGTACGATCCGTGGGATCCGATTCGCTCGCTGCAGCGGCACGGCCGCCATGTGCTGACGAGCGTAGAGTTTACGGCCACCCACTTATGCAACATGCGCTGCGAGCATTGCGCGGTCGGCGACAGCCTGACCATGACCGAACTGCCGCATTTGCCGCTCGATCTGATCTTTCGCAGGCTTGACGAAGCGGAGCACTTGGAGACGATCAGTCTCACCGGAGGAGAGCCGACCTTCCGCAAGGAGACGGTCGACAACATCCTGCTGCCGCTGCTCAAATATGCCCGCTCGCGCGGCATCCGATCGCAATTGAATTCCAACGTGACGCTGGATTACGAGCGGTACGAGCGAATCGCTCCCTATCTCGACGTGATGCACATATCGTTCAACTACACCGCCGCGGAAGATTTTCACCGGGTCGGCTTTGCGCGTTCCGGCCGCAAGGTCGGAGCCGACGCTTCCTCCAGAATGTACGAGCGAATGATGGAGAACGCGCGCAAGCTTGCGGAGGGCGGCTTGTTCGTATCCGCGGAATCGATGATCAACTTCCGAACGCACGACAAGATGAACGAAATCCATCGGCTGATCGTCGAAATGGGTTGTCTTCGCCACGAAGTGCATCCGATGTACCCGAGCTCTTTCGCAAGCAATCTTCCGGTCATCTCGAAGGAACAAATGATGGAGACGATCTCGGGACTGCTTGATGTCCGCGACCCCGGCATCTGGATGCTGTTCGGCACGCTGCCCTTTTACGCCTGCAGCGACGACGCTAAGGAACGGGCGCTGCTGCGCCGGCTTCGCGAAGAGCCCAACGTAACCGTCCGCAACGATCCGGACGGCCGAAACCGCGTCAACGTCAATTTATTTACCGGCGACGTATACGTCACCGATTTCGCTTCGATTCCTTCCTTCGGCAACGTGCGGACCGAGAAACTCGATGCCGTCTTCGACCGCTGGCAAGCCCACCGACTGCAAAGGGAAGTCAACTGTCACTGCCCGGCGGCCGGCTGCTGCGGCCCTAACTTGCTCGTGCGCGATATGTATTACCGGGGAGTCGATTTTACGAAACGCGCTGCCCGGGTGTAA
- a CDS encoding HD-GYP domain-containing protein, with the protein MRMMPITLCRPGMKLGKKIYSDEGIVLLAEEVELTETLIRKLAQNGINYLYIQDPKTEGIEIPDLLNEETQKQALSTIRNVFRDYIDQPGRRNVGMYPYIGRNVRNVMQSVLDDLMRNKDAMIMLMNLHTVDHYLYMHSLNVCVYSTLLGIAHGYNTDELFTLGVGALLHDVGKTQISMQVLLKPGKLSDAEYEEMKRHTERGFYLLKDELNISLIAAHCAFQHHERMNGTGYPRGLKGEEIHDYAKWIGIVDSFDAMTTNRVYKQAMLPHQAVESLFSGSGTLYDTEKLCVFRDKVAIYPVGMTVQLSTGETAVVVDINSASMQRPVVRVVANEAGEELKAPYDLDLSKQLSVMITKVNPGPIEVN; encoded by the coding sequence ATGCGCATGATGCCGATCACGCTTTGCAGACCCGGCATGAAGCTGGGCAAGAAAATCTACTCAGACGAAGGCATCGTGCTGTTGGCGGAAGAAGTCGAATTGACGGAAACTCTGATTCGGAAATTGGCTCAGAATGGAATAAATTACCTGTACATACAAGATCCGAAAACGGAAGGCATCGAAATTCCCGACCTGTTGAACGAGGAGACGCAAAAACAGGCGCTGTCGACGATTCGGAACGTTTTTCGCGATTATATCGATCAACCCGGCCGGCGAAACGTCGGCATGTATCCGTATATCGGGCGCAACGTCCGCAATGTGATGCAATCGGTGCTGGACGATTTGATGCGCAACAAAGACGCGATGATCATGCTGATGAATTTGCATACGGTGGACCATTACTTGTACATGCACTCCTTGAACGTGTGCGTGTATTCGACGCTGCTCGGCATCGCGCACGGGTATAACACGGACGAGCTGTTCACGCTCGGGGTAGGCGCTCTCCTGCACGACGTCGGCAAGACGCAAATTTCGATGCAGGTGCTGCTGAAACCGGGAAAGCTGTCTGACGCAGAATACGAGGAAATGAAGCGTCATACCGAACGGGGATTTTATTTGCTCAAGGACGAGCTGAACATTTCGCTTATTGCGGCCCATTGCGCGTTTCAGCATCACGAACGGATGAACGGAACGGGTTATCCTCGCGGATTGAAGGGCGAAGAAATCCACGATTACGCGAAATGGATCGGCATTGTCGACTCGTTCGACGCCATGACGACGAACCGGGTTTACAAACAGGCGATGCTGCCGCATCAGGCGGTGGAGTCGCTGTTTTCGGGAAGCGGCACGTTGTACGATACGGAGAAGCTGTGCGTTTTCCGCGACAAGGTGGCGATCTATCCGGTCGGCATGACCGTACAGCTGAGCACCGGCGAAACGGCGGTCGTGGTGGACATTAACTCGGCCAGCATGCAGCGTCCGGTCGTCCGGGTCGTGGCGAACGAGGCGGGAGAAGAGCTCAAGGCGCCTTACGATCTCGACCTGTCCAAGCAGTTGTCCGTGATGATTACAAAAGTAAATCCGGGCCCTATCGAAGTGAATTGA
- a CDS encoding bifunctional metallophosphatase/5'-nucleotidase: protein MAADGLGLGGRTIERDAKVTLIHTNDLHSHLEEAARIASYIKEIRGRIEPDRLLLIDCGDYLDRVRPETEGTNGAVNRALLERLGYDAVTLGNNEGITWTREQLDGMFDSAPFPVVCANLKWAETGSEPSWMIPFMLAEKDGLKIGLLGLTAAFNDYYRLLGWEADDPIETAARLVPELRKRADVVVVISHLGLWMDERLAAAVDGIDLILGSHTHHLLETPLTIGRTTVCAAGKFGFHIGIVQIEKNAATGQIGIRGRCIPTADLPPDSDAEAIVRSFREQADAAMNGVVAHLARPLPSDPARENPLGTLLAAALRKSTGAEIGLTNAGQLLEGLSAGAVTKGDIHRICPSPINPCLIMLRGDALRRALEESLLPEFIDLRFQGFGFRGKQLGTLCFDGMEVYADQTRPPYERVGEVLVGGIPLEDGREYAVGTLDMFTFGVGYKGLKEGRVVRYFLPEFIRDLLSDALNDADALADCNAPRWHLKTEQGAS from the coding sequence TTGGCGGCTGACGGGCTTGGGCTGGGAGGGAGAACGATCGAACGGGATGCGAAGGTTACGCTGATTCACACGAACGATCTTCACAGCCACCTGGAAGAGGCTGCGAGGATCGCTTCCTATATAAAAGAAATTCGCGGCCGAATCGAGCCGGATCGGCTCCTGCTGATCGATTGCGGCGACTATTTGGACCGCGTTCGCCCGGAGACGGAAGGCACGAACGGGGCCGTCAATCGGGCGCTGCTCGAGCGGCTGGGCTACGACGCGGTGACGCTCGGCAACAACGAGGGCATTACGTGGACCCGGGAGCAGTTGGACGGCATGTTCGACTCGGCTCCGTTTCCGGTCGTGTGCGCGAATTTGAAATGGGCCGAAACCGGGAGCGAGCCCTCCTGGATGATCCCGTTCATGCTCGCGGAGAAGGACGGCCTGAAAATCGGCCTGCTCGGCCTTACGGCCGCTTTTAACGATTATTACCGGCTATTGGGCTGGGAGGCGGACGATCCGATCGAAACGGCCGCCCGCCTCGTGCCCGAACTGCGAAAGCGGGCGGATGTCGTCGTCGTCATCTCCCATCTCGGTTTATGGATGGACGAACGACTCGCCGCGGCCGTCGACGGAATCGATCTCATCCTGGGCTCCCACACGCACCATTTGCTGGAAACGCCGCTCACGATCGGCCGAACGACGGTATGCGCGGCAGGCAAGTTCGGGTTCCACATCGGGATCGTTCAAATCGAGAAAAACGCAGCGACGGGACAGATCGGCATTCGGGGGCGCTGCATCCCGACCGCCGACCTTCCGCCCGATTCCGATGCGGAAGCGATCGTTCGGTCGTTTCGCGAGCAGGCGGATGCGGCCATGAACGGCGTTGTCGCCCATCTCGCCCGCCCGCTTCCGTCCGATCCTGCCCGCGAGAATCCGCTCGGCACGCTGCTTGCCGCCGCGCTCCGCAAGTCGACCGGGGCGGAAATCGGCTTGACCAACGCCGGGCAATTGCTCGAGGGCCTGTCGGCGGGTGCGGTAACGAAAGGCGACATTCACCGCATCTGTCCCTCGCCGATCAATCCGTGCCTCATCATGCTGAGAGGCGACGCTTTGCGCCGGGCGCTCGAGGAAAGCCTGCTGCCGGAATTTATCGATCTTCGGTTTCAAGGCTTCGGCTTCCGCGGCAAGCAGCTCGGCACGCTTTGCTTCGACGGGATGGAGGTGTACGCGGATCAAACGCGGCCGCCTTACGAGCGGGTGGGCGAGGTGCTCGTAGGCGGAATTCCGTTGGAGGACGGGCGCGAGTACGCCGTGGGTACGCTGGATATGTTTACGTTCGGAGTCGGCTACAAAGGGCTGAAGGAAGGCCGCGTGGTGCGTTATTTTCTTCCGGAATTCATTAGGGACCTTTTGAGCGACGCGCTTAACGACGCGGATGCGCTCGCCGACTGCAACGCGCCGCGCTGGCACCTGAAAACGGAACAGGGCGCTTCATAA
- the moaA gene encoding GTP 3',8-cyclase MoaA: MSDLIDRFGRKHTYLRISVTDRCNLRCLYCMPEEGMQFMNQDRLLTYPQIAEIVSTAARMGISKLRITGGEPLVRPNLHELIGELSAIPGIEEIALTTNGMLLAPQAQKLKEAGLSRVNISLDTMDASRFRFIARRGELKRVVEGIEAAGKAGLAPIKLNCVLLKGINEDEIGSFLRLSYEQPLHVRFIEYMPIGHDDANWRNSYLPLTRVLEEAERLGFKLQAEPAPVGSGPSENWRIEGGAGSFGLIHPISDHFCKSCNRLRLTADGHIKPCLYWMDELNVREALGSSEAMEALFRRAMQIKPENHEMAALLAGEAQSHVPTERRMSQIGG, from the coding sequence ATGTCTGATTTGATCGACCGGTTTGGAAGAAAACATACGTATTTGCGGATATCCGTCACGGACCGGTGCAATTTGCGATGCCTGTACTGCATGCCGGAGGAAGGCATGCAGTTTATGAACCAGGACCGGCTGCTGACTTACCCTCAGATTGCCGAAATCGTATCGACGGCGGCCCGAATGGGGATATCCAAGCTTCGGATCACGGGAGGCGAGCCGCTCGTTCGGCCCAACCTTCACGAGTTGATCGGCGAGCTGTCGGCGATTCCCGGCATCGAGGAGATTGCGTTGACGACCAACGGCATGCTGCTCGCGCCGCAAGCGCAAAAGCTGAAGGAAGCCGGCCTCAGCCGCGTCAATATCAGCTTGGATACGATGGACGCTTCGCGGTTTCGATTCATCGCCCGCCGGGGAGAATTGAAACGAGTCGTCGAAGGCATCGAGGCCGCGGGAAAAGCGGGACTCGCCCCGATCAAGCTGAACTGCGTCCTGCTTAAAGGCATCAACGAGGACGAGATCGGGTCTTTTTTGCGGTTAAGCTACGAACAGCCGCTTCACGTGCGGTTTATCGAATATATGCCGATCGGCCATGACGATGCGAACTGGCGAAATTCCTACTTGCCGCTCACCCGCGTTCTGGAGGAAGCGGAACGACTCGGGTTCAAGCTTCAGGCCGAGCCGGCTCCCGTCGGAAGCGGCCCGTCGGAAAATTGGCGGATCGAAGGAGGAGCGGGCTCTTTCGGTCTGATTCATCCGATCAGCGATCATTTTTGCAAAAGCTGCAATCGGCTGAGACTGACGGCGGACGGGCATATTAAGCCTTGCCTATACTGGATGGACGAACTGAACGTGCGGGAAGCGCTCGGCTCGAGCGAGGCGATGGAGGCTTTGTTCAGGCGGGCGATGCAGATCAAGCCGGAAAATCACGAAATGGCTGCGCTGCTTGCGGGTGAGGCGCAGTCGCACGTGCCTACGGAAAGACGGATGTCGCAAATTGGCGGCTGA
- a CDS encoding molybdenum cofactor biosynthesis protein, whose amino-acid sequence MEQSIRWRVSLFAGLAERFDARMLILESETSEMTVRDLKRTISEKYPDHADLVAISFMARNQEFAADDARITSEDELALLPPVSGGEDAGSRDESDVARTSERYAILQDKLEPDAVLSLVAHPDHGASVVFVGTTREWTAGQRTVLLEYEAYVPMAVREMRRIGDEIGERWPGTLCAIHHRIGPVGIGEASVVIAVSSPHRAHGYEASRFAIERLKQTVPIWKKEVYEDGTEWKGHQTGPWNPLARPEPAEPPANGF is encoded by the coding sequence ATGGAACAATCAATTCGCTGGCGCGTTTCCTTGTTCGCCGGCCTTGCCGAACGATTCGATGCAAGAATGCTGATTCTGGAATCCGAAACTTCCGAAATGACGGTCAGGGATCTGAAACGAACGATCAGCGAGAAATATCCCGATCACGCCGATCTCGTCGCGATTTCGTTTATGGCACGCAACCAGGAGTTTGCCGCGGACGACGCGAGGATAACGTCGGAAGACGAATTGGCTCTGCTTCCTCCCGTGTCGGGAGGAGAGGATGCCGGTTCTCGGGATGAGTCGGACGTCGCCCGAACGTCGGAGCGATATGCGATCCTGCAGGACAAGCTGGAACCCGACGCGGTTTTGTCCCTCGTCGCCCATCCCGATCACGGCGCTTCTGTCGTGTTTGTCGGCACGACCCGGGAATGGACCGCCGGCCAGCGAACGGTGCTGCTCGAATACGAGGCTTACGTGCCGATGGCCGTCCGGGAAATGCGGCGGATCGGCGACGAAATCGGCGAGCGCTGGCCGGGAACGCTTTGCGCGATTCACCATCGCATCGGTCCGGTCGGCATCGGCGAAGCAAGCGTCGTCATCGCCGTCTCTTCCCCGCACCGCGCGCATGGCTATGAAGCGAGCCGATTTGCGATCGAGAGGCTTAAGCAGACGGTCCCCATCTGGAAAAAAGAAGTGTACGAGGACGGCACGGAGTGGAAAGGGCACCAAACGGGACCGTGGAATCCGCTGGCCCGGCCGGAGCCGGCCGAGCCGCCCGCGAACGGATTTTAG
- the sufB gene encoding Fe-S cluster assembly protein SufB gives MAKQMPELEDYKYGFRDEHKAVFESGKGLTPEVVRTISEIKGEPEWMLNFRLKSLEQFNKMALPRWGGDLDDLDFNDIQYYVRPSEKQGKTWEEVPEEIKATFDKLGIPEAEQKFLAGVSAQYESEVVYHSMQEDLEKQGVIFTDTDTALREHPEIFKEYFGTVVPAADNKFAALNSAVWSGGSFIYVPKGVKCEIPLQAYFRINSENMGQFERTLIIADEGSFVHYVEGCTAPIYSTNSLHSAVVEIIAKKDARVRYTTIQNWAPNIYNLVTKRAVAEENATMEWVDGNIGSKLTMKYPAVILKGRGAKGMVLSIAVAGKGQHQDAGAKMIHLAPETTSTIVSKSISKHGGKVTYRGLASFGRNAEGAKSNIKCDTLILDNQSTSDTIPYNEILNDNVTLEHEATVSKVSEDQLFYLMSRGLSEAEATQMIVMGFIEPFTKELPMEYAVEMNRLIKFEMEGSIG, from the coding sequence ATGGCGAAACAAATGCCCGAGTTGGAAGATTACAAGTACGGGTTCCGCGACGAGCATAAAGCGGTGTTCGAATCCGGCAAAGGGCTGACCCCCGAAGTCGTCCGCACGATTTCGGAAATCAAGGGCGAACCGGAATGGATGCTGAACTTCCGCCTCAAGTCGCTGGAGCAGTTCAACAAGATGGCGCTTCCGCGCTGGGGCGGCGATTTGGACGATCTCGATTTCAACGATATTCAATACTACGTAAGACCTTCCGAAAAGCAAGGGAAAACCTGGGAGGAAGTGCCGGAAGAAATCAAGGCGACGTTCGACAAGCTGGGCATCCCGGAAGCCGAACAGAAATTCCTCGCCGGCGTGTCCGCTCAGTACGAGTCCGAGGTCGTCTACCACTCGATGCAGGAAGATCTCGAAAAGCAGGGCGTTATTTTCACGGATACGGATACCGCGCTGCGCGAGCATCCGGAAATTTTCAAGGAATATTTCGGCACCGTCGTTCCGGCCGCCGACAATAAGTTCGCCGCGCTGAACAGCGCGGTATGGTCGGGCGGCAGCTTCATTTACGTCCCGAAAGGCGTCAAATGCGAAATTCCGCTGCAGGCGTACTTCCGGATCAACTCCGAAAACATGGGCCAGTTCGAACGCACGCTGATCATCGCCGACGAAGGCAGCTTCGTTCACTACGTCGAAGGCTGCACGGCGCCGATCTACAGCACGAACTCGCTGCACAGCGCCGTCGTCGAGATCATCGCGAAGAAGGACGCGCGCGTCCGTTACACGACGATCCAAAACTGGGCGCCGAACATTTACAACCTCGTCACGAAGCGCGCCGTCGCCGAAGAGAACGCGACGATGGAATGGGTCGACGGCAACATCGGCTCCAAGCTGACGATGAAATACCCGGCCGTCATTCTGAAAGGCCGCGGCGCCAAAGGCATGGTGCTCTCCATCGCCGTAGCAGGCAAAGGCCAGCACCAGGATGCGGGCGCGAAGATGATCCACCTGGCGCCGGAAACGACGTCGACGATCGTCTCCAAGTCGATTTCCAAGCACGGCGGCAAAGTCACCTACCGCGGTTTGGCGTCGTTCGGACGCAACGCGGAAGGCGCGAAGTCGAACATCAAATGCGACACGCTCATCCTCGACAACCAGTCGACGAGCGACACGATTCCGTACAACGAAATCCTGAACGACAACGTGACGCTGGAGCACGAAGCGACCGTTTCCAAGGTATCCGAGGACCAGCTCTTCTACCTGATGAGCCGCGGCCTTTCGGAAGCGGAAGCGACGCAGATGATCGTCATGGGCTTCATTGAGCCGTTCACAAAGGAGCTGCCGATGGAGTACGCGGTCGAAATGAACCGCCTGATCAAGTTCGAAATGGAAGGCAGCATCGGGTAA
- the sufU gene encoding Fe-S cluster assembly sulfur transfer protein SufU codes for MNLDDLYRRVIMDHYKNPRNRGTMDDESVTVNLNNPTCGDRISLQMQIEDGIVRNARFTGEGCSISMSSASMMTEAVKGRTTAEALELAEKFSSLMKGEEVDFGDDEEIEALSGVNKFPARIKCATLAWNALRKGVEHGQGRHEGIEE; via the coding sequence ATGAACCTTGACGACCTGTATCGCCGCGTCATCATGGATCATTATAAAAATCCCCGCAACCGCGGAACGATGGACGACGAGTCCGTCACGGTGAACCTTAACAATCCGACTTGCGGGGACCGCATCAGCTTGCAAATGCAAATCGAGGACGGGATCGTGCGCAACGCCCGTTTTACCGGAGAAGGCTGCTCGATCAGCATGTCGTCGGCTTCGATGATGACTGAAGCGGTCAAAGGGCGGACGACGGCCGAGGCGCTGGAGCTGGCCGAGAAGTTCTCGTCCCTGATGAAAGGCGAAGAAGTCGATTTCGGGGACGACGAGGAGATCGAGGCGCTGTCCGGAGTGAACAAATTCCCGGCCCGCATCAAATGCGCGACGCTGGCCTGGAACGCTTTGCGCAAAGGCGTCGAGCACGGACAGGGCCGGCACGAGGGTATAGAAGAATAA